A window from Candidatus Nitrospira neomarina encodes these proteins:
- the murC gene encoding UDP-N-acetylmuramate--L-alanine ligase has translation MFRKIQHIHLVGIGGSGMSGIAEVLLTLGYKVTGSDVGVSDTIRRLEELGGTVFIGHQESNVEGAQVVVVSSAIAGSNPEIRAARAKVIPVIPRAEMLAELMRLKYGIAIAGAHGKTTTTSMVASILAQAGLDPTFVIGGKVNAMGTHARLGRSDLLIAEADESDGSFLRLSPSIVVVTNIDREHLDHYGSMEGLQEAFLEFINKIPFYGVAIVCADDPWIRKLLPRVVKRYHTYGMSDFSGVLTSDLFATDIETKAMGVEFRAHYRDQKLGPFRIRIPGVHNVANALAAIGVALELDVPVDLIRAGLAAFAGVERRFQIRGEKNGIVVVDDYGHHPTEIRATLAAARAAWQRPLIVVFQPHRFSRTRDLADEFAKAFEQADRVYVMDIYPAGEAPIPGITGQMMADTIRGSGHPSVQWLTRDSGLIAKLREELREGDVLLTLGAGDVWKVGTELLESL, from the coding sequence ATGTTTCGAAAAATTCAGCACATTCATTTGGTCGGTATTGGAGGAAGCGGGATGAGTGGCATCGCAGAGGTGCTCCTCACGTTAGGGTATAAAGTGACCGGCTCCGATGTAGGGGTGTCTGACACGATCCGCCGGTTAGAGGAATTAGGGGGCACCGTGTTTATCGGGCATCAGGAATCGAATGTGGAAGGGGCGCAAGTGGTGGTGGTGTCCTCAGCCATTGCCGGGTCAAATCCGGAAATTCGTGCGGCCCGCGCCAAGGTGATCCCGGTCATTCCGCGCGCGGAAATGCTGGCAGAGCTGATGCGATTGAAGTACGGCATTGCCATTGCCGGCGCTCATGGAAAAACCACCACGACGTCGATGGTCGCATCGATTCTTGCGCAAGCCGGCCTCGATCCCACATTCGTGATTGGAGGCAAGGTGAATGCCATGGGGACCCATGCGCGTTTGGGCCGGAGTGATCTGCTGATTGCGGAAGCCGATGAGAGTGACGGGTCGTTTTTGCGGTTGTCACCCTCCATCGTGGTCGTGACGAATATCGACCGTGAGCACCTCGATCATTATGGAAGCATGGAAGGTCTTCAGGAGGCATTTTTAGAATTTATCAATAAGATTCCATTCTACGGCGTGGCGATTGTGTGTGCCGATGATCCCTGGATTCGCAAGCTCCTGCCTCGGGTGGTGAAGCGATATCATACGTACGGCATGAGTGATTTTTCGGGTGTGCTGACCTCTGATTTGTTTGCGACGGACATTGAAACCAAAGCGATGGGTGTGGAATTTCGGGCGCATTACCGGGATCAAAAGCTCGGGCCCTTCCGCATTCGTATCCCGGGTGTGCATAACGTGGCCAATGCGTTAGCGGCCATCGGGGTGGCATTGGAATTGGATGTGCCCGTGGATTTGATCAGAGCAGGGCTGGCGGCTTTTGCCGGAGTCGAGCGGCGGTTCCAGATTCGTGGAGAAAAAAACGGCATTGTGGTCGTGGACGACTATGGGCACCATCCGACCGAGATTCGTGCCACTTTGGCGGCTGCGCGAGCCGCGTGGCAGCGCCCGTTGATCGTGGTGTTTCAGCCGCATCGGTTTTCAAGAACCAGGGATCTTGCCGACGAGTTTGCCAAGGCGTTCGAACAGGCGGATCGCGTGTATGTCATGGATATCTATCCCGCCGGTGAGGCGCCGATCCCCGGGATCACCGGACAGATGATGGCCGACACCATTCGGGGGTCTGGTCATCCCTCTGTCCAATGGCTCACTCGTGACTCCGGTTTGATCGCCAAATTGCGTGAGGAGCTTCGTGAGGGCGATGTCCTATTGACCCTTGGGGCGGGGGATGTCTGGAAAGTCGGAACGGAATTGTTGGAATCGTTGTAA
- the murB gene encoding UDP-N-acetylmuramate dehydrogenase — protein MKTGRPTLTAKRLQRAVQHVKGEVHWNESLAPLLSLQVGGPADVLIFPLDVEDVIRVLVGARTEGIPFVVLGGTNVVVRDKGIRGIVMQLKHLTGIHEETGHVVYAQAGVRLPRLMQFAVGHHLSGMEWAAGIPGTVGGGVVMNAGTRLGEMQEVLHAVDLVNLRGHRVRVEASNMSFAYRKATLPKGVVVGAWVQLALSNKAQVEAKTKTYLQYRRETQPLTLPNAGSVFKNPPGDSAGRLVEAAGLKGVRIGDAEVSTKHANFIVNRGAATADQVLALIRKVRQTVAKKFGVRLQLEWKIIGESE, from the coding sequence GTGAAGACCGGCCGGCCGACACTGACAGCGAAACGGCTTCAACGAGCCGTGCAGCATGTGAAAGGAGAAGTCCACTGGAACGAATCCCTGGCGCCTCTTCTGTCGTTGCAGGTGGGAGGCCCTGCGGATGTCCTGATTTTTCCACTGGATGTGGAAGACGTCATTCGCGTGCTGGTAGGGGCCCGAACAGAAGGGATTCCCTTCGTGGTGTTAGGCGGGACCAATGTGGTCGTTCGCGATAAAGGAATTCGAGGCATTGTCATGCAATTGAAACACTTAACCGGGATACATGAGGAAACCGGTCACGTGGTATATGCCCAGGCGGGCGTGCGGTTGCCCAGATTGATGCAATTTGCGGTGGGGCATCATCTGTCCGGAATGGAGTGGGCGGCGGGAATTCCGGGAACCGTCGGTGGAGGGGTGGTGATGAATGCCGGTACGCGATTGGGAGAAATGCAGGAGGTCTTGCATGCCGTCGATTTGGTGAATCTTCGTGGACATCGCGTACGAGTGGAAGCTTCCAACATGTCATTTGCTTACCGGAAGGCGACGCTCCCCAAAGGCGTCGTCGTTGGCGCGTGGGTCCAGTTGGCTCTCTCGAATAAAGCGCAGGTGGAGGCGAAAACCAAAACCTATCTGCAGTACCGTCGGGAGACCCAACCGTTAACCCTTCCGAATGCCGGGTCCGTGTTTAAAAATCCGCCGGGAGATTCTGCCGGACGGTTAGTTGAAGCAGCAGGATTAAAGGGTGTGCGGATTGGTGATGCGGAAGTCTCGACCAAACATGCCAACTTTATTGTGAATAGAGGAGCGGCCACCGCCGACCAGGTCTTGGCTTTGATTCGAAAAGTCCGGCAAACCGTGGCGAAAAAGTTTGGGGTCCGTCTTCAGCTTGAATGGAAAATTATTGGAGAATCGGAGTGA
- a CDS encoding D-alanine--D-alanine ligase family protein, translating into MMTQKSLRIGVLMGGSSAEREISLKTGRSICDALKRRGYTVIPIEVDATLSHQIRAKKISVAFLALHGPGGEDGTVQGMLEVMKMPYTGSGVTASAVCMNKGLTRVVLQAAKVPVPPGMTVSGKMIPVRPPPSLGLPVVVKPCAEGSTFGVSIVRKPSQWTEALKEAYRYGEQAVVEKYIPGREIAVGVFGNKVLPGVEIIVPGGFYDFTAKYGKAATRYECPASLSSKLETALRDYSLRAYQALGCRGAARVDFRIHTNGRPYILELNTIPGMTERSLLPMAAAQIGWDYDDLVERILREALPKRMVPSFGKIRSTRSSAS; encoded by the coding sequence ATGATGACACAAAAATCTTTGCGAATCGGTGTGCTAATGGGCGGATCCTCAGCTGAAAGAGAGATTTCGCTCAAGACGGGGCGTTCAATCTGTGATGCGTTGAAACGACGTGGATATACGGTCATTCCCATTGAAGTCGATGCCACATTGTCGCATCAGATCCGGGCAAAAAAAATTTCGGTGGCCTTTCTCGCCTTGCATGGGCCCGGAGGGGAAGACGGCACGGTTCAGGGGATGTTGGAAGTCATGAAGATGCCGTACACGGGATCGGGCGTGACGGCGAGTGCCGTCTGCATGAACAAGGGATTGACGCGCGTGGTCCTTCAGGCTGCCAAGGTACCCGTCCCGCCAGGTATGACCGTATCCGGCAAAATGATCCCGGTTCGTCCACCTCCCAGCTTAGGCTTGCCTGTGGTGGTGAAGCCTTGTGCGGAGGGGTCTACGTTTGGTGTCTCGATCGTGCGCAAGCCATCTCAATGGACGGAGGCCTTAAAAGAAGCTTATCGATATGGGGAGCAGGCAGTGGTGGAAAAATATATTCCCGGCCGGGAAATAGCGGTGGGGGTTTTTGGCAACAAGGTCTTACCAGGCGTAGAAATCATCGTTCCCGGGGGCTTCTACGATTTCACGGCCAAATATGGAAAGGCGGCAACTCGTTATGAGTGTCCGGCTTCACTTTCTTCAAAACTGGAAACCGCTCTCCGTGATTACAGCCTTCGTGCCTATCAGGCGTTAGGGTGTCGGGGTGCCGCGCGAGTCGATTTTCGCATTCATACCAACGGACGTCCGTATATTCTTGAATTGAACACCATTCCCGGCATGACTGAACGGAGTTTGCTTCCCATGGCAGCGGCACAGATCGGGTGGGACTATGATGATCTGGTTGAACGGATTTTGCGTGAGGCTCTACCGAAAAGGATGGTACCGTCCTTCGGGAAAATAAGGAGCACCAGGAGTTCTGCGTCATGA
- a CDS encoding cell division protein FtsQ/DivIB: MISEESLNTKRPRKNRPLKKTGGPGKAKSSSTALRVRRVVIGGALACLIVVVVVGGRQVMRWADEWTEIQQITVVGLDRVTRDEILTKLDLAPQTSLFSVDSELLATRLESHPWIGSVDFERVLPHSLVIQVTERQPAAVFASPTEPYYLDAEGYLLPKGKVQTGTTLPIVDGVTSTFMTQHQAEGHRRAKQGIYIAELLSRQFSGRPRIDVSQPHTTIVDLPNVRFQFGREVEDQWQRFLVLYPTVKDKIEGRSQEVDLRFAQKVIFRKRTL; this comes from the coding sequence ATGATATCGGAAGAATCCCTTAACACGAAACGGCCTCGAAAAAACCGGCCCCTTAAAAAAACCGGAGGACCGGGGAAAGCGAAGTCGTCATCGACAGCCTTGCGGGTCCGGCGTGTCGTGATTGGAGGTGCCCTGGCCTGTCTTATTGTGGTGGTGGTAGTGGGAGGACGTCAGGTGATGCGGTGGGCGGATGAGTGGACGGAAATCCAACAGATCACGGTTGTGGGTTTGGATCGAGTCACACGCGATGAAATTCTGACGAAGCTGGACTTGGCGCCACAGACCAGTTTGTTCTCTGTGGATTCAGAGCTGCTTGCGACCCGCTTGGAATCGCATCCGTGGATTGGGTCGGTCGACTTTGAGCGCGTGTTGCCCCATTCACTGGTGATCCAGGTGACTGAGCGTCAGCCTGCAGCGGTGTTTGCATCACCAACAGAACCCTATTATCTGGATGCAGAAGGGTATCTGTTGCCGAAAGGGAAGGTTCAGACAGGGACGACATTGCCCATTGTTGATGGGGTGACCTCCACATTTATGACACAGCACCAAGCCGAAGGCCATCGACGCGCCAAGCAGGGTATTTACATTGCTGAGTTGCTGTCCCGGCAGTTTTCGGGCAGACCACGGATTGATGTGTCGCAACCTCATACAACGATCGTGGATCTTCCCAATGTCCGGTTTCAATTCGGGCGTGAGGTGGAAGATCAGTGGCAACGATTTTTGGTGTTGTATCCCACCGTGAAGGATAAAATTGAAGGTCGGTCGCAAGAAGTGGATTTGCGATTTGCTCAAAAAGTCATTTTTCGCAAGAGGACACTATAG
- the ftsA gene encoding cell division protein FtsA, which yields MTKKEHIVVGLDIGTTKICAVVGEIQDDRSIHVIGVGSHRSNGLRKGMVVNMDSTVESIKRAVEEAELMSAVQINSVYTGIAGSHIGSESAQGVVALKKREVTKADVRRAVDTARACAVPAPDRQILHVLPREFIVDDQEGIRDPLGIAGSRLEVDVHIVTGAVTSAQNLIRCVSRAGLDVVDIVLQPLASSAAVLTHEEKDLGVVMVDIGGGTTDIAIFVEGCIRHSAVLPIGGSHLTGDLAMGLKTAPEEAEKIKLKYGVASSLFVNEDECIEVPSVGGRPPRVMPRALVAQILSPRVEEMFELVLREIRRAGYDGMLVAGGVLTGGTSLLPGMAEVAEHVLNLSVRLGKPIGVEGLREIVSNPSYSTAVGLIVHSVSHENEFELVGPGAGKGKKSGRWAGGLVGKMKGWIMNFF from the coding sequence ATGACCAAAAAAGAACACATTGTCGTGGGACTGGACATCGGGACAACAAAAATTTGTGCGGTGGTGGGAGAAATCCAGGATGATCGCTCCATTCATGTGATCGGAGTGGGCTCACATCGTTCGAACGGATTGAGAAAAGGCATGGTCGTCAACATGGACAGTACCGTGGAGTCCATCAAGCGGGCCGTGGAGGAAGCAGAATTGATGTCGGCGGTCCAAATCAATTCGGTGTATACGGGGATTGCGGGAAGCCATATCGGAAGTGAAAGTGCCCAAGGCGTGGTGGCCTTAAAAAAACGGGAAGTGACCAAGGCGGATGTCCGTCGGGCTGTCGATACCGCGCGAGCCTGCGCCGTGCCGGCTCCAGACCGCCAAATTCTCCATGTGCTTCCCCGGGAATTTATTGTGGATGATCAGGAAGGGATTCGCGATCCATTAGGCATTGCGGGATCACGGTTGGAAGTCGACGTGCATATTGTGACCGGAGCGGTCACCTCGGCACAAAACCTGATCCGGTGTGTCAGCCGGGCGGGATTGGATGTCGTCGATATTGTTTTGCAACCGTTAGCCTCCAGCGCGGCCGTGCTGACCCATGAGGAAAAAGACCTGGGGGTCGTGATGGTGGATATCGGGGGAGGAACCACTGATATCGCGATTTTTGTCGAGGGATGTATCCGGCACTCGGCGGTTCTTCCTATCGGAGGGAGCCATCTCACCGGGGATCTGGCAATGGGATTGAAAACCGCGCCGGAGGAGGCGGAAAAAATTAAATTGAAATATGGGGTGGCCAGTAGTCTCTTTGTGAATGAGGACGAATGCATTGAAGTGCCGAGTGTGGGAGGGCGGCCGCCCCGGGTGATGCCTCGAGCCTTGGTCGCGCAAATTTTATCTCCACGGGTGGAAGAAATGTTCGAGCTCGTGCTTCGTGAAATCCGTCGAGCCGGGTATGACGGGATGCTGGTGGCTGGAGGCGTATTGACGGGCGGAACCTCCCTACTTCCGGGCATGGCCGAAGTGGCGGAACACGTGCTTAATCTGTCGGTGCGGTTAGGGAAGCCAATCGGAGTGGAAGGTTTACGGGAAATAGTCAGTAATCCAAGCTACTCGACGGCTGTCGGGCTTATCGTCCATTCGGTGAGTCACGAAAATGAGTTTGAACTGGTGGGCCCGGGAGCCGGCAAAGGCAAAAAATCCGGGCGTTGGGCCGGTGGTCTCGTCGGGAAAATGAAGGGATGGATCATGAACTTTTTTTAA
- the ftsZ gene encoding cell division protein FtsZ yields MFSLSDEEQSVINIKVVGVGGAGCNAVNTMIEAGLSRVEFVVANTDLQALGRSLASYKIQLGPERTRGLGAGAKPEVGKESAMESEHQIREALEGADMVFVTAGMGGGTGTGGAPVAAKIAKELGILTVGVVTKPFQYEGNRRTSFAEEGIRELKKYVDSLLIIPNQKLLGMVDKSTPLVEAFKIADDVLRQAIQGISDVITTPGLVNVDFADVRTVMGYSGRAVMGMGTGRGPTRASDAARLAIASPLLEDGSVEGARGLLLNITGGPNLTLHEVNEASNIAREAADPQANIIVGQVINPELGDELTVTVIATGFEQTESVMRFSNAHQPTLVVEPVKKPALVAVPAENGASNGSEDLDRPTYMRRQATARPAPEKTSLLVDDDWDVPTFLRRKAEN; encoded by the coding sequence ATGTTTTCACTGTCTGATGAGGAGCAATCGGTTATTAACATCAAAGTGGTCGGTGTCGGAGGTGCGGGGTGCAACGCGGTGAATACGATGATTGAAGCCGGCCTCAGCCGGGTAGAATTTGTCGTGGCCAATACCGATTTGCAGGCCCTGGGCCGCTCCCTTGCGTCGTACAAAATCCAATTGGGTCCGGAGCGGACGCGGGGCCTGGGGGCAGGAGCCAAGCCGGAGGTGGGGAAAGAATCGGCAATGGAAAGTGAACACCAAATCCGTGAGGCCCTGGAAGGGGCGGATATGGTCTTTGTCACGGCAGGTATGGGTGGAGGAACGGGCACGGGCGGTGCTCCCGTTGCCGCAAAGATTGCCAAAGAGTTGGGCATTCTCACGGTGGGGGTGGTGACCAAACCCTTCCAATATGAAGGAAACCGGCGGACCAGCTTTGCCGAAGAAGGAATCCGTGAATTAAAAAAATACGTGGATTCCCTCTTGATCATTCCCAACCAGAAACTCCTGGGAATGGTCGATAAAAGTACGCCGCTTGTGGAGGCATTTAAGATTGCGGATGATGTGCTGCGTCAGGCCATTCAAGGTATTTCTGATGTCATTACCACTCCGGGATTGGTCAATGTGGATTTTGCCGATGTGCGAACCGTCATGGGCTATTCCGGGCGTGCGGTGATGGGCATGGGTACGGGTCGAGGTCCGACGCGAGCCAGCGATGCCGCCAGACTAGCCATTGCCAGCCCCTTGCTGGAAGATGGAAGTGTGGAAGGGGCAAGAGGGTTGTTGTTGAATATTACGGGGGGGCCCAATCTCACGTTACATGAAGTCAACGAAGCGTCCAATATTGCGCGGGAAGCGGCAGATCCTCAAGCCAATATCATCGTGGGGCAGGTCATTAATCCCGAGCTAGGGGATGAATTGACCGTGACAGTCATTGCCACAGGATTCGAACAGACCGAGTCGGTCATGCGGTTTTCCAATGCGCATCAACCGACCCTTGTGGTGGAGCCTGTCAAAAAACCTGCCTTGGTGGCGGTGCCTGCGGAAAATGGGGCTAGCAACGGTTCTGAGGATCTCGACCGGCCCACCTATATGCGACGACAGGCGACTGCCAGGCCGGCTCCTGAAAAGACCAGCCTGTTGGTGGATGATGATTGGGATGTGCCGACTTTTTTACGGAGGAAAGCGGAGAATTAA
- the pgeF gene encoding peptidoglycan editing factor PgeF codes for MSDDGLTSDLIPVRHFFGTRSTPVGLATHIQLGHIASGPRDFPAVVALKQIHSTRVVVIHTHRGLGTLEQTEGDALVTNQPETLVVVRTADCVPVLLIEKARGVIGAIHAGWRGAVGGIVAETIRSCVNEFGAKPEHMHLAIGPSIGPCCYEVDEQVINPLRSRYPVWPGVLQETNEGKGVLDLKQLIYHQIRAGGVPDSQIGRVDHCTHCRDDLFYSYRREGKVNGTMYSGIILPAA; via the coding sequence GTGTCTGATGACGGATTGACGAGTGATCTGATCCCCGTGCGGCATTTCTTCGGGACCCGGAGTACGCCGGTAGGGTTAGCCACCCATATACAACTTGGGCACATTGCGAGCGGGCCGCGGGATTTTCCTGCTGTCGTCGCGCTCAAGCAAATCCATAGTACCCGGGTGGTCGTCATCCACACCCATAGGGGGCTAGGGACATTAGAGCAGACCGAGGGGGACGCGTTGGTCACCAATCAACCTGAGACCCTGGTGGTCGTGCGTACGGCGGATTGTGTCCCGGTGCTGCTCATCGAGAAGGCCAGGGGAGTGATTGGTGCCATTCATGCCGGATGGCGCGGCGCCGTGGGCGGCATCGTGGCAGAAACCATCCGGTCGTGCGTGAATGAATTCGGGGCAAAGCCGGAGCACATGCATCTGGCAATCGGTCCCTCTATCGGACCGTGTTGTTACGAAGTCGATGAACAGGTCATCAACCCGTTGAGAAGCCGGTATCCAGTATGGCCCGGGGTGCTTCAAGAAACCAACGAAGGCAAAGGGGTGTTAGACCTCAAACAACTGATCTACCACCAGATCCGCGCCGGTGGCGTTCCTGACTCTCAGATTGGACGGGTGGACCATTGCACACATTGTCGGGACGATCTCTTTTATTCCTACAGGCGGGAGGGAAAGGTCAATGGGACCATGTATAGTGGAATTATCCTGCCTGCTGCCTAA
- a CDS encoding YggS family pyridoxal phosphate-dependent enzyme: MFLLKDDHVSNSITHRIQIIQENIREAAIRVGRDPSGIRLLAATKTVPAVDLEEAYRAGVRIFGENRLQEAQEKRQVLGPREALVWHFIGRMQRRKLKDLVGNFSLLHSVESLEQAENINAVAGKIGIQQAVLLEVNVGGEASKGGFTSQEVEARIEELDRLPHLEIQGLMTLPPWKENPEDVRPYFTQVSRLRNGLARQTWRRVRMTDLSMGMSHDYEIAIEEGATMVRIGTAIFGSRGTAVSPGTVG; encoded by the coding sequence GTGTTCTTGTTGAAGGATGACCACGTTTCCAACTCCATTACCCATAGGATTCAAATCATCCAGGAGAACATCCGGGAGGCCGCCATTCGTGTCGGGCGGGATCCTTCCGGTATTCGGTTGCTGGCAGCGACCAAAACCGTCCCTGCCGTCGATTTAGAAGAAGCCTATAGGGCGGGCGTGCGAATATTTGGAGAAAACCGGCTTCAGGAGGCTCAGGAAAAGCGACAGGTTCTGGGGCCACGAGAAGCCTTAGTCTGGCATTTCATTGGTCGGATGCAACGTCGGAAACTCAAAGATCTTGTCGGGAATTTTTCGTTGCTGCATTCCGTGGAAAGTCTGGAGCAGGCCGAAAATATTAATGCCGTGGCCGGGAAAATTGGGATTCAACAAGCCGTGTTACTCGAAGTAAATGTCGGGGGGGAAGCCAGCAAGGGAGGATTTACCTCACAGGAGGTGGAAGCCAGGATAGAGGAGCTAGACCGGCTCCCTCACCTCGAGATCCAGGGGCTCATGACGCTTCCGCCGTGGAAGGAAAATCCTGAAGACGTTCGTCCCTATTTTACGCAAGTCAGTCGATTGCGAAATGGGCTGGCTCGACAGACATGGCGTCGTGTGCGGATGACCGACTTATCCATGGGCATGTCTCATGACTATGAGATCGCGATAGAAGAAGGGGCGACGATGGTTCGGATCGGCACAGCTATTTTTGGAAGTCGAGGAACAGCCGTCAGTCCTGGCACCGTGGGATAA
- a CDS encoding YggT family protein: MFIAGNVLQAIATILDTILWIYMWVIIIRALISWVNPDPWNPIVQFLERMTEPVLSQIRRRVGMLGLGIDLSPIIAILIIMFFQIAVVASLKDLALRMH; encoded by the coding sequence ATGTTTATTGCGGGTAACGTTCTACAGGCGATTGCGACCATCCTGGATACGATTTTATGGATCTATATGTGGGTTATCATTATTCGAGCCTTGATATCCTGGGTGAACCCTGATCCCTGGAATCCTATTGTTCAATTTTTAGAAAGAATGACGGAGCCGGTCCTTTCTCAAATCCGGCGTCGGGTTGGCATGCTTGGACTGGGAATTGATTTATCTCCGATCATTGCTATCCTTATTATTATGTTTTTCCAGATTGCCGTGGTAGCATCCTTGAAGGATCTCGCGCTCAGAATGCACTAG
- a CDS encoding DivIVA domain-containing protein — MKITPLDIQHKVFDTQWRGYHKTQVDQFLEEIAESVEELTKDNLVLKEKLSGKDDEVGQLKRAETTLTSTLISTQSFVDQLKHGAQRDADLLVKEAELKAEEILAQSRAELAEMRRMISTLKQQRALVLDRLRLTLSSFHRLVEIEERPDDAFEGEGEPEMSAERASHREAG; from the coding sequence ATGAAAATTACACCGTTGGACATTCAGCATAAAGTCTTTGATACCCAATGGCGAGGGTATCACAAGACGCAGGTGGACCAATTTTTGGAAGAAATCGCCGAGTCGGTTGAGGAGCTTACCAAGGACAACCTGGTGCTCAAAGAGAAATTGTCCGGGAAAGATGATGAAGTGGGGCAACTCAAACGAGCGGAAACCACGTTGACCAGTACGCTCATTTCAACCCAATCTTTTGTCGACCAACTCAAGCATGGGGCCCAACGGGATGCGGATCTTTTAGTGAAAGAGGCAGAGTTGAAAGCCGAAGAAATTCTGGCGCAAAGTCGGGCCGAACTCGCCGAAATGCGCCGAATGATCTCGACACTCAAACAGCAACGGGCGCTGGTGTTGGATCGCTTACGGTTGACGTTGAGTTCCTTCCATCGGTTAGTAGAAATTGAAGAGCGACCGGACGATGCGTTTGAAGGGGAAGGCGAGCCGGAAATGAGTGCTGAGCGAGCCTCCCATCGGGAAGCCGGCTAG
- a CDS encoding serine hydrolase domain-containing protein codes for MVRLLLEGIHAQVFPGAVLFVRHQGYLRMHHAVGLTSGLPDAYPVQLQTIYDLASLTKPLATASAILLLVQDGHLDLSTPIGTWLPETKNFPLGRARLKDVLSHQSGLPAWRPFYRSFPPALLSDVPSRQERATAFLELILKEPIEAGTHPKSLYSDLGYMVLGFIVERITNQSLSDFCQSRIFGPLHACPLGYRRTNVAAILDSSIGGCAPTEQDPWRGRLLQGEVHDENAFALGGIAGHAGLFGTAEAVGQITQAWLKSYKGHSGVFDSHLVKEFVAAQSGTSWALGWDTPSQPSSSGQWFSPESFGHLGFTGTSIWIDPTRDLEVIFLSNRVHPTRDNQAIKTFRPKLHDAIIQELGA; via the coding sequence ATGGTGCGTCTCCTCCTTGAAGGAATTCATGCGCAGGTGTTTCCTGGTGCGGTCTTGTTCGTTCGGCACCAGGGCTATCTCCGGATGCATCATGCTGTGGGTCTTACCTCCGGACTTCCGGATGCCTATCCTGTCCAGCTTCAGACCATCTACGACCTCGCTTCCCTCACTAAGCCTCTGGCAACCGCATCGGCTATTCTGCTCCTGGTGCAGGATGGGCATCTGGATCTATCAACGCCTATCGGGACGTGGCTCCCTGAGACTAAAAATTTTCCATTAGGCCGGGCGCGTCTCAAGGACGTGCTCTCTCATCAAAGCGGCCTTCCAGCCTGGCGTCCGTTTTACCGGTCTTTCCCTCCTGCTCTCCTCTCAGATGTCCCATCCCGTCAGGAACGAGCCACGGCATTTCTGGAGTTAATCCTCAAGGAACCGATTGAAGCAGGGACACACCCTAAAAGCCTCTACAGTGATTTGGGCTATATGGTGCTTGGGTTTATCGTGGAGCGGATCACGAATCAATCATTGTCTGATTTTTGTCAGAGTCGGATCTTTGGTCCCTTACATGCGTGCCCTCTTGGCTATCGAAGGACGAACGTGGCGGCAATATTGGACTCATCGATTGGTGGATGCGCACCCACTGAACAGGATCCATGGCGTGGGCGACTTTTGCAGGGGGAGGTGCATGATGAAAACGCGTTCGCGCTGGGAGGCATTGCCGGGCACGCCGGACTGTTTGGAACTGCCGAAGCCGTAGGACAGATTACCCAAGCCTGGCTGAAAAGTTATAAAGGACACTCCGGTGTATTTGATTCTCACCTGGTGAAAGAGTTTGTGGCGGCACAGTCCGGAACCAGTTGGGCCTTAGGCTGGGATACGCCCTCCCAACCCTCCTCCTCGGGTCAGTGGTTTTCGCCTGAATCGTTCGGCCACTTGGGATTTACCGGCACGAGTATCTGGATCGACCCGACTCGTGACCTGGAAGTTATTTTTCTTTCCAACCGAGTCCATCCAACCCGGGATAATCAAGCCATCAAAACCTTTCGCCCCAAATTGCATGATGCGATTATTCAGGAATTGGGGGCATGA